The following coding sequences lie in one Azospirillum humicireducens genomic window:
- the gpt gene encoding xanthine phosphoribosyltransferase: MAEAPFNKHFPVSWEELHRNAKALAWRLIDRGPWKGIIAITRGGMVPAAIIARELEIRMIDTVCVSSYDHQQQRNATVLKGVEGANAGDGEGWLIIDDLVDTGKTAEVVRKMLPKAHFATVYAKPAGRPLVDTFITEVSQDTWIHFPWDIELQFSQPIAKLRNS; this comes from the coding sequence GTGGCCGAAGCCCCCTTCAACAAGCATTTCCCGGTGTCCTGGGAAGAGCTCCACCGCAATGCCAAGGCGCTGGCCTGGCGCCTGATCGACCGTGGCCCGTGGAAGGGCATCATCGCGATCACGCGCGGCGGCATGGTTCCTGCGGCGATCATCGCCCGCGAGCTCGAGATCCGCATGATCGACACCGTCTGCGTCTCCAGCTACGACCACCAGCAGCAGCGCAATGCGACGGTGCTGAAGGGCGTCGAGGGCGCCAATGCCGGCGACGGCGAGGGCTGGCTGATCATCGACGACCTGGTCGACACCGGCAAGACGGCGGAAGTCGTGCGCAAGATGCTGCCGAAGGCGCATTTCGCCACCGTCTACGCCAAGCCGGCCGGTCGGCCGCTGGTCGATACCTTCATCACCGAAGTCAGCCAGGACACCTGGATCCACTTCCCCTGGGACATCGAGCTGCAGTTCTC